The following proteins come from a genomic window of Paenibacillus sp. CAA11:
- the lysA gene encoding diaminopimelate decarboxylase translates to MYLHGTSTINAQGHLEIGGCDTVDLRNQYETPLYVMDEALIRQRAREYIEAFKKSGLSFQVAYASKAFCTMAMCRLVEEEGLSLDVVSEGELYTALQADFPPERIHFHGNNKTPEELQMAISAQIGCFVVDNFDELHLLNAIAAENKTQVNILLRVTPGVEAHTHEYISTGQTDSKFGFDISNGSAYEAVQLALDKPNLVLLGLHSHIGSQIFEVDGFQVAAERVSAFAVQVKHELGATFRVINLGGGFGIRYTDEDAPLEVSEYITAITDAVKKHFTRVYQTLPEIWVEPGRSLVGDAGTTLYTIGTSKDIPGVRKYVSVDGGMTDNPRPALYDSKYEALLANRALEEAEETVSIAGKCCESGDMLIWDTKLPHVVSGDLLAVACTGAYNYSMASNYNRIRRPAVVFVKDGRSDLVVKRETLPDIVANDLIPQRIQKQPFALERNS, encoded by the coding sequence ATGTATTTACACGGTACAAGCACGATCAATGCGCAAGGCCATCTGGAAATTGGCGGCTGCGACACAGTAGATCTCAGAAATCAATATGAAACACCGCTTTATGTTATGGATGAAGCGTTAATTAGACAGCGCGCTCGTGAATATATTGAAGCCTTTAAAAAGTCCGGTCTTTCCTTTCAAGTTGCATATGCAAGTAAGGCATTCTGCACAATGGCAATGTGCCGTTTGGTGGAAGAAGAGGGGTTATCTCTTGATGTTGTCTCAGAAGGGGAACTTTACACCGCGCTGCAGGCGGATTTTCCGCCGGAGCGCATTCACTTCCACGGCAATAACAAGACTCCGGAAGAACTGCAGATGGCCATCTCCGCCCAGATCGGCTGCTTCGTTGTCGATAACTTCGACGAGCTGCATCTGCTAAACGCCATAGCTGCAGAGAATAAGACGCAGGTAAATATTCTGCTTAGAGTTACGCCGGGTGTGGAAGCGCACACCCATGAATATATATCCACAGGCCAGACAGATTCCAAATTCGGGTTTGATATCAGTAATGGGTCAGCCTACGAAGCGGTTCAGTTAGCGCTGGATAAACCGAATCTCGTACTGCTTGGTCTGCATTCCCATATCGGTTCACAGATTTTTGAGGTTGACGGATTCCAGGTTGCCGCCGAACGCGTATCGGCATTTGCCGTGCAAGTGAAGCACGAGCTTGGGGCAACCTTCCGAGTAATCAATCTTGGAGGCGGATTTGGCATCCGCTATACAGATGAGGATGCACCGCTTGAGGTATCCGAGTATATTACAGCAATAACAGATGCCGTTAAGAAGCATTTTACCAGAGTATATCAGACGCTTCCTGAAATTTGGGTGGAGCCTGGTCGGAGCTTGGTTGGAGACGCAGGAACAACCCTGTATACGATCGGCACAAGCAAGGACATTCCGGGAGTACGCAAGTATGTTTCCGTAGATGGAGGAATGACCGATAATCCTCGGCCGGCTTTATATGATTCCAAATATGAAGCACTTCTAGCTAACCGTGCTCTGGAGGAGGCTGAAGAGACAGTGTCTATCGCAGGGAAGTGCTGTGAGAGCGGGGATATGCTGATTTGGGATACCAAGCTCCCTCATGTAGTTAGCGGCGATCTGCTGGCTGTTGCCTGCACTGGGGCGTACAACTATTCTATGGCGAGCAATTATAATCGGATCCGCCGGCCGGCTGTAGTCTTTGTCAAAGACGGACGCAGTGACTTGGTCGTTAAGCGGGAGACGCTGCCGGATATTGTAGCGAATGATCTGATTCCGCAGCGGATTCAGAAGCAGCCTTTTGCACTGGAAAGGAATTCATAG
- a CDS encoding spore germination protein: MPDNEVSQSANNDNNPLPFFDPGFHEPYEEGDQEHVAGFGVNPDKEEKETSNSIEESVKYWQHSDLISRSLDTTKKTLEQVVGLGDSFDVTFKEMTFGGQRTALFYINGFAKDNILQEIIKRLTYLTPESYDGSALKAFIMEYIPHIQVETSSTLSDCISKMLSGMSVLFLEGEDRCIVMDTRSYPVRGPEEPSLERVVRGARDGFTETLMTNVALVRRRLRDPGAKFEVTKVGRRTLTDVCVAYIDDIVDKAQVNNIKERLAKIDIEGIPLADKQLEETLLHKGWNPYPLVRYSERPDSVAAHMLEGRIVLFVDTSPSVMILPTTFFDLCQHAEENRQTAFMGTYLRWIRFAGILASLFLLPLWLLIVVHPELKPASLTFIGPQAQAKIPLIAQFLLVEFGVDLMRMAAVHTPTPLASAMGLIAAILIGDIAVKTGLFVNEVVLYMAVAAIGMFATPSYELGLANRLVRLVLLVAVALFGIPGFVVGVTVFIVMLTMRRSFNSSYLWPFIPFNAKAMASVIFRMPVMYSRYRPSFNKPRDRSRLPKN; encoded by the coding sequence AAACCTCTAACAGCATTGAAGAGTCTGTTAAGTACTGGCAGCATAGCGATTTGATCAGCCGCAGCTTGGATACAACCAAGAAAACGCTGGAGCAGGTGGTAGGTCTTGGTGACAGCTTTGATGTGACCTTTAAGGAGATGACTTTCGGCGGTCAGAGAACAGCCCTGTTCTATATTAATGGCTTTGCGAAAGATAATATACTTCAGGAGATTATCAAGCGGCTAACGTATTTGACTCCAGAATCCTATGATGGATCGGCCCTTAAAGCCTTTATTATGGAATATATTCCTCATATTCAAGTGGAGACAAGCAGCACTTTAAGTGATTGCATTTCCAAAATGTTAAGTGGTATGAGTGTCTTGTTCCTTGAGGGTGAAGACCGCTGTATTGTAATGGACACCAGGTCTTATCCAGTGCGAGGCCCCGAAGAACCTTCACTTGAGCGGGTAGTACGTGGTGCCCGAGATGGGTTTACGGAGACACTGATGACGAATGTGGCATTGGTGAGAAGACGCCTAAGAGACCCTGGGGCAAAGTTCGAAGTGACTAAAGTAGGACGAAGAACCTTAACGGATGTATGTGTGGCCTATATCGATGATATTGTGGATAAAGCGCAGGTTAACAATATTAAGGAGAGGCTTGCGAAGATCGATATTGAAGGTATTCCGCTGGCAGATAAGCAGCTGGAGGAGACTTTGCTTCATAAGGGATGGAATCCATACCCGCTGGTACGCTATTCCGAACGCCCGGATTCGGTGGCAGCTCATATGCTCGAAGGGAGAATCGTTCTGTTTGTGGATACGTCACCAAGTGTCATGATTCTTCCGACCACCTTCTTTGATTTGTGTCAGCATGCTGAGGAGAACCGTCAAACTGCGTTCATGGGTACCTATTTGCGTTGGATCCGTTTCGCAGGGATTTTGGCTTCATTGTTTTTGCTTCCGCTCTGGCTGCTTATTGTAGTCCATCCTGAATTAAAACCAGCCTCCTTAACTTTCATCGGGCCACAGGCGCAAGCAAAGATACCGCTGATCGCTCAATTCCTACTAGTTGAATTCGGGGTGGACCTTATGCGGATGGCCGCCGTGCATACGCCAACACCGCTGGCCTCTGCAATGGGCTTAATCGCAGCCATCCTAATCGGGGACATTGCGGTGAAGACCGGCCTCTTTGTCAATGAGGTAGTGCTATATATGGCTGTGGCGGCGATCGGGATGTTTGCTACCCCAAGCTATGAGCTGGGGCTCGCGAACAGGCTTGTCCGACTGGTTCTCCTAGTTGCTGTGGCTTTATTTGGCATTCCAGGCTTTGTTGTGGGGGTCACTGTGTTCATTGTCATGCTAACCATGCGGCGTTCGTTCAACTCCTCATATTTGTGGCCTTTTATACCATTTAATGCAAAGGCCATGGCGAGTGTCATATTCCGCATGCCGGTCATGTATAGCAGGTACCGCCCGTCATTTAACAAACCAAGGGATCGTTCGAGATTGCCGAAGAATTAA